In one window of Opitutus sp. GAS368 DNA:
- a CDS encoding ABC transporter ATP-binding protein — MSAPIKTGSEIALRCENLHRYLGQGEGRVHVLRGVSFEARRGHVTAIVGPSGCGKSTTLYLLGLLDQPDGGSIWIRDQLMSNSSDLERTAARCEHIGFVFQFHFLMQEFSALDNVMMPMRKLGRLPEEQMIERAQSLLQDVGLGEKGHRLATQLSGGEQQRVAVARALANQPAIILADEPTGNLDVKNSGLVFDLLTRLAKENGQAVVLVTHNPDIANRCDEIKPMRDGEFC, encoded by the coding sequence ATGAGCGCCCCGATCAAGACCGGCTCCGAGATCGCCCTGCGCTGCGAGAATCTCCACCGCTACCTGGGACAGGGGGAGGGACGGGTGCACGTCCTGCGCGGGGTCTCCTTCGAGGCCCGCCGCGGCCACGTGACGGCCATCGTCGGCCCATCCGGCTGCGGCAAAAGCACGACGCTCTATCTTCTCGGCCTGCTGGACCAGCCGGACGGCGGCTCCATCTGGATCCGTGACCAGCTCATGTCCAACAGCAGCGATCTCGAGCGCACGGCCGCGCGCTGCGAGCACATCGGCTTCGTCTTCCAGTTCCACTTCCTGATGCAGGAATTTTCCGCGCTGGACAACGTGATGATGCCCATGCGCAAACTCGGCCGCCTTCCGGAGGAGCAGATGATCGAGCGGGCGCAGTCCCTCCTGCAGGACGTCGGGCTGGGGGAGAAGGGTCACCGGCTGGCGACGCAGCTCTCGGGTGGCGAGCAGCAGCGCGTGGCCGTCGCCCGCGCGCTGGCCAACCAGCCGGCCATCATCCTGGCCGACGAGCCGACCGGCAACCTGGACGTCAAGAATTCCGGCCTCGTGTTCGACCTGCTGACCCGGCTGGCCAAGGAAAACGGCCAGGCCGTGGTGCTGGTGACGCACAATCCCGACATCGCGAACCGCTGCGACGAGATCAAGCCGATGCGCGACGGGGAATTTTGCTAA
- a CDS encoding sulfotransferase family 2 domain-containing protein, with the protein MLLSVHIPKTGGVSFRNMLKEFYGPGFVLSYWDITDAWGRVLPEIPKSATCVHGHFVAHELAERFPSANLITWVRNPVERVVSSYYHRLRDPDPRNYVSRMIHEQGLGLLEFAELPEARNEMAVFMGRKQPADFAFIGITEYYEEAMERYCQEFGLPRQPVRRDNINPAREHTGYALGPEVRARILAWNEIDAGIYSECHDQFTARRKVALRFVG; encoded by the coding sequence ATGCTGCTCAGCGTTCACATTCCAAAGACCGGAGGCGTCAGCTTCCGGAACATGCTCAAGGAATTCTATGGTCCGGGCTTTGTTCTCAGCTATTGGGATATCACCGATGCTTGGGGCCGGGTTCTCCCCGAAATCCCGAAGAGTGCCACCTGCGTCCACGGGCACTTCGTGGCGCACGAGCTGGCGGAGCGCTTTCCCTCGGCCAACCTGATCACCTGGGTGCGCAATCCCGTCGAGCGGGTGGTTTCATCCTATTACCACCGGCTGCGCGATCCCGACCCGCGGAACTACGTCAGCCGGATGATTCACGAGCAGGGGCTCGGCTTGCTCGAATTTGCGGAATTGCCCGAGGCCAGGAACGAGATGGCGGTGTTCATGGGCCGCAAGCAGCCGGCGGATTTCGCCTTCATCGGCATCACGGAGTATTATGAGGAAGCCATGGAACGCTATTGCCAGGAATTCGGCCTGCCGCGGCAACCGGTCAGGCGGGACAATATCAATCCGGCGCGCGAGCACACCGGTTATGCCCTCGGGCCGGAAGTGCGGGCCCGCATCCTGGCCTGGAACGAGATCGATGCGGGAATCTACTCCGAGTGCCATGATCAGTTCACGGCCCGGCGCAAGGTCGCCCTGCGGTTTGTCGGATGA
- the cysC gene encoding adenylyl-sulfate kinase — protein MKTTPAPASPATANSSVERTGRGHVFWFFGLSGAGKTTLATGLAEGLRAEGRTVLLLDGDELRAGLCHDLGFSDDARAENIRRAAELAKLAKEQGQVVLAAFITPRENLRRLVRSIIGVDRLDMIWVDAPLEVCRRRDPKGLYQRSAAGMVPFFTGVDSIFEKPVRPELRMQTDRHTVEELQLELMKFCWKRFG, from the coding sequence ATGAAAACCACCCCGGCTCCTGCATCCCCAGCGACAGCGAATTCATCGGTTGAACGGACAGGGCGGGGCCATGTGTTCTGGTTTTTCGGCCTGAGCGGCGCCGGCAAGACCACGCTGGCCACGGGCCTGGCGGAGGGGTTGCGCGCGGAGGGAAGAACCGTTCTCCTGCTCGATGGCGACGAACTGCGGGCGGGTTTGTGCCACGACCTGGGATTTTCGGACGACGCCCGCGCCGAGAACATCCGGCGCGCGGCGGAACTGGCCAAGCTCGCGAAGGAGCAGGGTCAGGTGGTCCTGGCGGCATTCATCACGCCCCGGGAGAACCTGCGCCGGCTCGTCAGAAGCATTATCGGCGTAGACCGGCTCGATATGATCTGGGTCGATGCGCCATTGGAAGTCTGCCGCCGGCGCGATCCGAAGGGCCTTTACCAGCGATCTGCGGCAGGAATGGTTCCATTCTTTACCGGTGTGGATTCGATTTTCGAGAAACCGGTCCGGCCGGAATTGCGCATGCAAACCGACCGGCATACGGTGGAGGAGCTGCAGCTTGAATTGATGAAATTCTGTTGGAAGCGCTTTGGTTGA
- a CDS encoding cytochrome c3 family protein: MSKIFPKSANALPLQIIIFLGVLGGVAAAGITYYATPAYLRVGYQPVQPVPFEHSLHAGQLGIDCRYCHAAVEKSATSSLPAAQTCMNCHSIIKTTSPLLEVVRQSYATGEPVPWVRIHQNPDYVYFNHSVHVNRGVSCVECHGKINEMRVVHQDKSHSMSWCLDCHRNPAGRIRNPQDVFNLDSQTLAAQGKLADAQKFVHDWKVKPPTSCSGCHR, from the coding sequence ATGTCGAAGATTTTTCCGAAATCCGCCAACGCCCTGCCGCTGCAGATCATCATTTTCTTGGGCGTCCTTGGCGGCGTCGCGGCGGCCGGCATCACCTATTACGCCACGCCGGCCTACCTGCGCGTCGGCTACCAGCCGGTCCAGCCCGTCCCGTTTGAGCACAGCCTGCATGCAGGCCAGCTCGGCATCGACTGCCGCTACTGCCACGCGGCCGTCGAGAAATCGGCCACCTCGAGCCTCCCGGCCGCGCAGACCTGCATGAACTGCCACAGCATCATCAAGACCACGAGCCCGCTGCTCGAGGTCGTGCGGCAGAGTTATGCGACCGGCGAGCCCGTGCCGTGGGTCCGGATCCACCAGAACCCCGACTACGTCTATTTCAACCACTCGGTCCACGTGAACCGCGGCGTCAGCTGCGTCGAGTGCCACGGCAAGATCAACGAGATGCGGGTCGTCCACCAGGACAAGTCGCACAGCATGAGCTGGTGCCTCGACTGCCACCGCAATCCCGCCGGGCGCATCCGCAACCCGCAGGATGTCTTCAATCTCGATTCCCAAACGCTCGCCGCTCAGGGCAAACTGGCGGACGCCCAGAAGTTCGTCCACGACTGGAAGGTTAAACCGCCGACGAGCTGCTCCGGCTGCCACCGCTGA
- a CDS encoding TAT-variant-translocated molybdopterin oxidoreductase: MKRKFDHSAPAGPAPTGPKYWRSLDELAETPGFKEHLAREFPEGASSIEGVDRRQFMKLMAASFALGGLGLAGCRRPEAHILPYGKSVEYTVPGLPLYFATAMPLRKSALPLLAETHQGRPTKLEGNPSYLPHGGASSLLAQASVLDLYDPERATAHTKKGDTLSPTQVNDLLASINKAYAGSGEGLAFLADESASPTRARLVAKLKAQFPKAIWAEYEPVQDEPPVAAAQVAFGKSVKPLYRFAKARRILSLDADFFHAESGSLYYAREFAKGRRVTKPTDPMNRLYVAESSFSLTGSMADHRLRLASNHILALAAAIGGKVLESNMLEPLTKGLEVNADWVEQCAKDLMEHRGESLVVAGADQPVAVHVIAYAMNAKLGNLGQTIDFVEIEPAAASTISALATAIKAGSVKTLFILNGNPAYNAPADLDFGALLKSVPDVIRFGYYNDETSALAGTHLAATHYLESWGDARTADGTIVPVQPMIMPLFNGLMEVELLARLAGEAKPEAYEQVHATRGGDQKAFEKFLHDGLVEGSAYPVVPVAFDVQRSGAAFAKLPAFAALSKDNLEVRFVTDHKMDDGRFANNGWLQECPDPMTKISWDNAILVSPRLASELGIVPAGSLLQVARKEEAEFYQGKENARIFELTLNGRTIRGPVHIQPGLSNYTVVLPLGYGRKASGHIGTNTGFSAYVLRTSDALAFATGATLRDTGERMLLANMQEHWSMEGRDIVREANLDEFKENPAFVAGIGMEGHSPAIYGDYTPEQFAKLPAEERQRLAIARATETPRGNSLYETPDLTGTHQWGMSIDLNTCIGCNACVVACQAENNIPIVGKDQVLRGREMHWIRLDRYYSDGHIDAEAFGAEGNKRLPEDPQVSMQPMTCQHCELAPCETVCPVNATVHDEEGINVMAYNRCIGTRYCANNCPYKVRRFNFFDYNKRATDALYMGPLGHQSDMPELVKMVKNPDVTVRMRGVMEKCTYCVQRVQQAKIAQKRKAGASGDIEIPDGTIKTACQQVCPVEAIVFGNIKDEHSAVSRAKLQDRTYAVLGYLNIRPRTTYLGKLRNPNPHMPDYSALPLSRVEYNTKNGHGGTHGAVHGEGHEAEKHEAKNGGHG; this comes from the coding sequence ATGAAACGCAAATTTGATCATTCCGCCCCCGCCGGCCCCGCCCCGACCGGCCCGAAATACTGGCGCAGCCTCGACGAGCTGGCCGAGACGCCCGGCTTCAAGGAGCACCTGGCCCGCGAATTCCCCGAGGGCGCGTCCTCCATCGAGGGGGTCGACCGCCGACAGTTCATGAAGCTGATGGCGGCGTCGTTCGCGCTCGGCGGCCTCGGCCTCGCCGGCTGCCGCCGCCCCGAGGCGCACATCCTGCCCTACGGCAAGTCCGTCGAATACACCGTCCCGGGCCTCCCGCTTTATTTCGCCACCGCGATGCCGCTGCGCAAGTCGGCCCTCCCGCTGCTGGCCGAGACCCACCAGGGCCGCCCGACCAAGCTCGAGGGCAACCCGAGCTACCTGCCGCATGGCGGCGCCAGCTCGCTCCTCGCGCAGGCCTCGGTGCTCGACCTCTACGACCCGGAGCGCGCCACGGCGCACACGAAGAAGGGCGACACGCTTTCCCCGACCCAGGTCAACGACCTGCTCGCCAGCATCAACAAGGCCTACGCCGGCAGCGGCGAGGGCCTGGCGTTCCTCGCCGACGAGTCCGCCTCGCCGACGCGCGCCCGCCTCGTGGCGAAGCTGAAGGCACAGTTCCCGAAGGCCATCTGGGCCGAATACGAGCCCGTGCAGGACGAGCCGCCGGTCGCCGCCGCGCAGGTCGCGTTCGGCAAGAGCGTCAAGCCGCTCTACCGCTTCGCCAAGGCCAGGCGCATCCTCTCGCTCGACGCCGATTTTTTCCACGCCGAGTCCGGTTCGCTCTACTACGCCCGCGAGTTCGCCAAGGGCCGCCGCGTCACGAAGCCGACCGACCCGATGAACCGCCTCTATGTGGCGGAGAGCAGCTTCTCCCTCACCGGCAGCATGGCGGACCACCGCCTGCGCCTCGCGAGCAACCACATCCTCGCCCTGGCCGCCGCCATCGGCGGCAAGGTGCTGGAGTCGAACATGCTCGAGCCGCTGACCAAGGGCCTCGAGGTCAACGCCGACTGGGTCGAGCAGTGCGCCAAGGATCTCATGGAGCATCGCGGCGAGTCGCTCGTCGTCGCCGGCGCCGACCAGCCGGTGGCGGTGCACGTCATCGCCTACGCGATGAACGCCAAGCTCGGCAACCTCGGCCAGACGATCGATTTCGTGGAGATCGAGCCCGCCGCGGCCTCGACCATCTCGGCGCTCGCCACGGCCATCAAGGCCGGCTCGGTCAAGACCCTCTTCATCCTCAACGGCAACCCGGCCTACAACGCGCCCGCCGACCTCGATTTTGGCGCGCTGCTGAAATCCGTGCCGGACGTCATCCGCTTCGGTTATTATAACGACGAGACCTCCGCGCTCGCCGGCACGCACCTCGCCGCGACGCACTACCTCGAGTCGTGGGGCGACGCCCGCACGGCCGACGGCACCATCGTGCCGGTGCAGCCGATGATCATGCCGCTCTTCAACGGCCTGATGGAGGTCGAGCTGCTCGCCCGCCTCGCCGGCGAAGCCAAGCCCGAGGCCTACGAGCAGGTCCACGCCACTCGCGGCGGCGACCAGAAGGCCTTTGAGAAATTCCTGCACGACGGCCTGGTCGAGGGTTCGGCCTACCCGGTCGTTCCCGTCGCCTTCGACGTGCAGCGCTCCGGCGCCGCGTTCGCCAAGCTCCCCGCCTTTGCCGCCCTGTCGAAAGACAATCTCGAGGTCCGCTTCGTCACCGACCACAAGATGGACGACGGGCGCTTCGCCAACAACGGCTGGCTGCAGGAATGTCCGGATCCCATGACGAAGATCTCGTGGGACAACGCCATCCTCGTCAGCCCGCGCCTCGCCAGTGAGCTCGGCATCGTGCCGGCCGGCAGCCTCCTGCAGGTCGCGCGCAAGGAGGAAGCCGAGTTCTACCAGGGCAAGGAAAACGCCCGCATTTTCGAGCTCACCCTGAACGGCCGCACGATCCGGGGCCCGGTGCACATCCAGCCCGGCCTGTCGAACTACACGGTCGTCCTCCCGCTCGGCTACGGCCGCAAGGCTTCCGGCCACATCGGCACGAACACCGGCTTCAGCGCCTACGTGTTGCGCACCAGCGACGCCCTGGCCTTTGCCACCGGCGCCACGCTCCGCGACACCGGCGAGCGCATGCTGCTGGCCAACATGCAGGAACACTGGTCGATGGAGGGCCGCGACATCGTTCGCGAGGCCAACCTCGACGAGTTCAAGGAGAACCCCGCTTTCGTCGCCGGCATCGGTATGGAGGGGCACTCGCCCGCCATCTACGGCGACTACACGCCGGAGCAGTTCGCCAAGCTCCCGGCCGAGGAACGCCAGAGGCTCGCCATCGCCCGGGCCACCGAGACCCCGCGCGGCAATTCCCTCTACGAGACGCCCGACCTGACCGGCACCCACCAGTGGGGCATGTCGATCGATCTCAACACCTGCATCGGCTGCAACGCCTGCGTCGTGGCCTGCCAGGCGGAGAACAACATCCCGATCGTCGGCAAGGACCAGGTGCTGCGCGGCCGCGAGATGCACTGGATCCGCCTCGACCGCTACTACTCCGATGGCCACATCGACGCGGAGGCCTTCGGGGCCGAAGGCAACAAGCGGCTTCCCGAGGACCCCCAGGTCTCGATGCAGCCCATGACCTGCCAGCATTGCGAACTCGCGCCCTGCGAGACCGTGTGTCCGGTCAACGCCACCGTCCACGACGAGGAGGGCATCAACGTCATGGCCTACAACCGCTGCATCGGCACCCGCTACTGCGCGAACAACTGTCCCTACAAGGTGCGCCGGTTCAATTTCTTCGACTACAACAAGCGCGCCACCGACGCCCTCTACATGGGCCCGCTCGGCCACCAGAGCGACATGCCGGAGCTGGTCAAGATGGTGAAGAATCCCGACGTGACCGTGCGCATGCGCGGCGTCATGGAAAAGTGCACCTATTGCGTCCAGCGCGTGCAGCAGGCCAAGATCGCCCAGAAGCGGAAGGCCGGCGCCAGCGGCGACATCGAGATCCCGGACGGCACGATCAAGACCGCCTGCCAGCAGGTGTGCCCGGTCGAGGCCATTGTCTTCGGCAACATCAAGGACGAGCACAGCGCCGTCTCGCGCGCCAAGCTGCAGGACCGGACCTACGCCGTCCTCGGTTATCTGAACATCCGCCCGCGCACGACCTATCTCGGCAAGCTCCGCAATCCGAACCCGCACATGCCCGATTACTCCGCGCTCCCGCTCAGCCGGGTCGAGTATAACACGAAGAACGGCCACGGCGGCACCCACGGGGCCGTGCACGGCGAGGGCCACGAAGCTGAGAAGCACGAGGCCAAGAACGGAGGGCACGGCTAA
- the nrfD gene encoding NrfD/PsrC family molybdoenzyme membrane anchor subunit, giving the protein MGAPASDQPAPAILAEVKPALVPRRELVEHHRDFHWITEKICGIVEGKPPVWWWWCLGVAAFVASFTVAGLTYLVATGVGVWGHRTPVNWAWDIVNFVFWIGIGHAGTLISAILCLLRQKWRTSINRPAEAMTIFAVVCAAIFPVFHVGRIWFAVLPGYLFPFPNANGIWQNFRSPLEWDVFAVSTYGTVSVLFWYIGLIPDLGTMRDRFTRAGNVFKARIYGFFAMGWRGSNRAWSNYEMAYLILAGIATPLVLSVHTIVSFDFAVSLIPGWHTTIFPPYFVAGAIFSGFGMVLTLMLPLRAIYRLEDVITQYHIDCMCKITLATGTMVGYAYSMEFFIAWYGANPYEGFAFVNRAFGHYAWAYWIMITCNVVTPQFFWFKSVRENTTLVWILCIFVNVGMWFERFVIIVTSLARDFLPSSWGYYSPSIVEIFTFFGTFGVFSFLFLLFIRFVPIMPMSEIKMVIPAADPHGSSKH; this is encoded by the coding sequence ATGGGCGCGCCCGCTTCCGATCAACCCGCCCCGGCGATCCTGGCCGAGGTCAAGCCCGCGCTCGTTCCGCGCCGCGAGCTGGTGGAGCACCACCGCGACTTCCACTGGATCACCGAGAAGATCTGCGGCATCGTCGAGGGCAAACCCCCCGTCTGGTGGTGGTGGTGCCTGGGCGTCGCCGCCTTCGTCGCCTCGTTCACCGTCGCCGGTCTGACCTACCTGGTCGCCACCGGGGTCGGCGTCTGGGGTCACCGCACCCCGGTCAACTGGGCGTGGGACATCGTCAACTTCGTGTTCTGGATCGGCATCGGCCACGCCGGCACGCTCATCTCGGCCATCCTCTGCCTGCTGCGCCAGAAGTGGCGCACGTCCATCAACCGCCCGGCCGAGGCCATGACGATCTTCGCGGTCGTCTGCGCCGCGATCTTCCCGGTCTTCCACGTCGGCCGCATCTGGTTCGCCGTGCTGCCAGGCTACCTGTTCCCGTTCCCGAACGCGAACGGCATCTGGCAGAACTTCCGCTCGCCGCTGGAGTGGGACGTGTTCGCGGTCTCGACCTACGGCACCGTGTCCGTGCTCTTCTGGTATATCGGCCTCATCCCCGACCTCGGCACGATGCGCGACCGCTTTACCCGCGCCGGCAACGTTTTCAAGGCGCGCATCTACGGCTTTTTCGCCATGGGCTGGCGCGGTTCCAACCGCGCGTGGAGCAACTACGAGATGGCCTACCTCATCCTGGCCGGCATCGCGACCCCGCTGGTGCTCTCCGTGCACACCATCGTGTCGTTCGACTTCGCCGTCTCGCTGATTCCCGGCTGGCATACGACCATCTTCCCGCCGTATTTCGTCGCGGGCGCCATCTTCTCCGGCTTCGGCATGGTGCTCACGCTCATGCTGCCGCTGCGGGCCATCTACCGCCTCGAGGACGTGATCACGCAGTATCACATCGACTGCATGTGCAAGATCACCCTGGCGACGGGCACCATGGTGGGCTACGCCTACTCGATGGAGTTCTTCATCGCGTGGTATGGCGCGAACCCGTATGAGGGCTTCGCGTTCGTCAACCGCGCGTTCGGCCACTACGCCTGGGCCTACTGGATCATGATCACCTGCAACGTGGTCACCCCGCAGTTCTTCTGGTTCAAGTCCGTCCGCGAGAACACCACCCTGGTCTGGATCCTCTGCATCTTCGTCAACGTCGGCATGTGGTTCGAGCGCTTCGTGATCATCGTCACCTCGCTGGCCCGCGACTTCCTGCCGTCGAGCTGGGGCTACTATTCGCCGTCCATCGTCGAGATCTTCACGTTCTTCGGCACCTTCGGCGTGTTCTCCTTCCTGTTCCTGCTGTTCATCCGCTTCGTGCCCATCATGCCGATGTCGGAAATCAAGATGGTCATCCCCGCGGCCGATCCCCACGGATCGTCGAAACACTGA
- a CDS encoding DUF3341 domain-containing protein — translation MNKNYGIIAAFDTTPELYHACEQVRDAGYSQWDALTPFPIHGLDAAMGMPRSKVPRFSLAGGITGFCTGMSLIWWTGAYEYPLIVGGKPLFSPMFAFPISYELTILFTAFATIFGMFFLNKLPMHYHPVMKAPQFVRAMDDRFYIVIEANDPKFNTTATRDLLVKAGGKDIAELES, via the coding sequence ATGAACAAGAACTACGGCATCATCGCCGCCTTCGACACCACGCCGGAGCTCTACCATGCCTGCGAGCAGGTGCGGGACGCCGGCTATTCGCAGTGGGACGCGCTCACGCCGTTCCCCATCCACGGCCTCGACGCCGCCATGGGCATGCCCCGCTCCAAGGTGCCGCGCTTCTCCCTCGCCGGCGGCATCACCGGCTTCTGCACCGGCATGTCGCTCATCTGGTGGACCGGCGCCTATGAATACCCGCTGATCGTCGGCGGCAAGCCCCTGTTCAGCCCGATGTTCGCCTTCCCGATCTCCTACGAACTCACCATCCTCTTCACCGCCTTCGCGACCATCTTCGGCATGTTCTTCCTGAACAAGCTGCCCATGCATTACCACCCGGTGATGAAGGCGCCGCAGTTCGTCCGCGCCATGGACGACCGCTTCTACATCGTGATCGAGGCGAACGACCCGAAATTCAACACCACGGCCACCCGTGACCTGCTCGTGAAGGCCGGCGGCAAGGACATCGCGGAGCTGGAATCATAA
- a CDS encoding cytochrome c, translating into MRYAYYTLAFVVVLLLSVMGFRGMRSTEPPIEVFPDMDHQAKYKPQAESKFFADGRADRPIPAGTVPFGRDVIEKHDKDGRVHFDDPAFLRADDFHYDGKLPDGTFGRGFPAGIEVTRDFVLRGQGRFMIYCAPCHGQLGDGNGITKSYGMLTTPSYHDDRIRNMPEGEIFNTITHGKNTMMSYADKLAPDDRWAVVAYVRALQRAAHGSINDVPLEQRGGLK; encoded by the coding sequence ATGCGCTACGCCTACTACACTCTCGCCTTCGTGGTCGTCCTCCTGCTGTCCGTCATGGGCTTCCGGGGCATGCGCTCGACGGAGCCGCCGATCGAGGTTTTCCCCGACATGGACCACCAGGCCAAATACAAGCCGCAGGCCGAGTCCAAGTTCTTCGCCGACGGCCGCGCCGACCGCCCGATTCCCGCCGGCACCGTGCCCTTTGGCCGCGATGTCATCGAAAAACACGACAAGGACGGCAGGGTTCATTTTGACGACCCGGCCTTCCTTCGCGCCGACGATTTCCACTATGACGGCAAGCTGCCGGACGGCACCTTCGGTCGCGGTTTCCCCGCCGGGATCGAGGTCACGCGCGACTTCGTCCTCCGCGGCCAGGGCCGCTTCATGATCTACTGCGCCCCCTGCCACGGCCAGCTCGGCGACGGCAACGGCATCACCAAGTCCTACGGCATGCTGACGACGCCCAGCTATCACGACGACCGCATCCGCAACATGCCCGAGGGCGAGATCTTCAACACCATCACCCACGGCAAGAACACGATGATGTCCTACGCCGACAAGCTGGCGCCCGACGACCGCTGGGCCGTGGTCGCCTATGTGCGCGCCCTCCAGCGCGCCGCGCACGGCTCCATCAATGATGTCCCCCTCGAGCAACGCGGAGGGCTGAAATAA